In the genome of Fimbriimonadaceae bacterium, one region contains:
- a CDS encoding TlpA family protein disulfide reductase, with protein MKTRTIAAILAVAVMAVLLGAGQAQKDPAAELKKWVGKPLPKFSMKTTDGKTVTNASYKNKVVLIDFWATWCGPCKEASPAVDALAKKYKSKGLEVIGATFQDESGKAKEYKAKHKYSYTFVDSADDLGKSIGIQGIPVFILVDKKGVIRHTFFGYSKGKSDKEFEKAIASLVK; from the coding sequence ATGAAAACACGAACTATAGCAGCGATTTTGGCAGTAGCCGTCATGGCAGTCTTACTTGGGGCGGGGCAAGCTCAGAAAGACCCGGCAGCCGAGTTGAAAAAGTGGGTAGGCAAGCCGCTTCCCAAGTTTTCTATGAAGACAACCGATGGCAAAACTGTCACGAACGCAAGCTATAAGAATAAAGTTGTTCTCATCGACTTCTGGGCAACCTGGTGTGGCCCCTGCAAAGAAGCTTCCCCCGCCGTCGATGCTCTCGCCAAGAAGTACAAATCGAAGGGACTGGAAGTGATCGGAGCAACTTTCCAGGATGAATCCGGCAAGGCCAAAGAGTACAAAGCCAAGCACAAATATAGCTACACGTTCGTAGATTCTGCCGACGACCTTGGAAAGTCGATTGGAATTCAGGGAATTCCTGTGTTCATCTTGGTTGACAAGAAGGGCGTCATCCGTCACACCTTCTTTGGATACAGCAAAGGTAAGTCGGACAAAGAGTTTGAGAAGGCAATCGCAAGCTTAGTGAAGTAA
- the fliN gene encoding flagellar motor switch protein FliN, whose amino-acid sequence MATIRPEIISQFGDVQNQIWQTVTLTVSEASNTAITFTPDKTVAARPTEIQPEAGSPMLVVQYSFANLPESVQVVLIPQDTFVEFAGTIKNENIEEVDDGLVSDCRPSIEAIVQGICMSVGNLKNEAIVASGLSIRYQMFTMPVNLQKSDELVRVELALSGGDQSFPAIWLLDDEAAMMILGIDTTSDDDSSSPFAQVSAEQAGPGLARPQPAYEDTGLELLLDIPLEISVELGRVRMMVKEVVELGTGSIVEIDKAAGEPVDVMVNGRLVAKGEVVVIEDNFGVRITEILTPQERLARLGEVA is encoded by the coding sequence ATGGCGACCATCCGACCCGAGATTATCAGCCAATTTGGCGACGTACAGAATCAAATCTGGCAGACCGTCACGCTTACCGTAAGTGAGGCAAGCAATACAGCGATCACATTTACGCCCGACAAAACTGTCGCCGCCCGGCCTACTGAGATTCAGCCTGAGGCCGGCTCGCCAATGCTTGTCGTGCAGTACTCGTTCGCAAACTTGCCAGAGAGCGTTCAGGTTGTGCTCATCCCGCAGGACACGTTCGTCGAGTTTGCCGGGACGATCAAGAACGAGAACATCGAAGAAGTGGACGACGGGCTCGTTTCCGACTGTCGCCCCTCTATCGAAGCCATCGTCCAGGGCATCTGCATGTCGGTAGGCAACCTCAAGAATGAAGCCATCGTTGCCAGCGGTTTGAGCATTCGTTATCAGATGTTCACGATGCCGGTAAACCTTCAGAAGTCTGACGAACTTGTCCGTGTTGAACTGGCTCTCTCCGGTGGAGATCAGAGCTTCCCGGCTATCTGGCTGCTCGACGACGAAGCGGCGATGATGATTCTGGGCATCGATACAACAAGCGACGACGATTCCAGCAGCCCCTTTGCTCAGGTTTCGGCAGAGCAGGCAGGACCGGGTCTTGCCCGCCCTCAACCGGCTTACGAAGACACAGGGCTTGAACTTCTTCTCGACATTCCGCTCGAAATCAGTGTTGAACTGGGACGCGTGCGGATGATGGTCAAAGAGGTTGTCGAGCTAGGAACCGGCTCTATCGTTGAGATCGACAAGGCCGCCGGTGAACCCGTTGATGTGATGGTCAATGGTCGACTCGTCGCCAAAGGTGAAGTCGTAGTCATCGAAGACAATTTCGGAGTTCGCATCACTGAGATCCTTACGCCGCAAGAGCGGCTGGCACGGCTTGGTGAAGTGGCATGA
- a CDS encoding citrate synthase (catalyzes the formation of citrate from acetyl-CoA and oxaloacetate) — MSATTTYPNYSPGLEGVIGGLTSISEIISETSTLVYRGYNVHDLASQGSFEETAYLLLFGKLPNRAELDSFKKTLADEREVPEQVYTALKQLPKDCHPMDIAKVGYAVYGPFDPDYAAPATDHEANRRKAVRILAKGSTIVGNGHRIRNGLEPLKPKAEHSIAQNFLYLMSGQEPDTKTAHVLDSSLTLYAEHGFNASTFACRVTVATLSDLYSGIVSGIGTLKGPLHGGANEEAMRMLEEIGTPANADAWIRDALANKKKIMGFGHREYKKRDPRAIYLTKVAKELSAEKNMTQWSEIADILENVMETEKNIFPNVDFPAAYAYFALGIPVDLYTPIFVIARVSGWSAHALEQLENNRLIRPGAIYEGPHSADFVPVDQR, encoded by the coding sequence ATGAGCGCTACAACGACGTACCCCAACTATAGCCCCGGCCTCGAAGGCGTCATCGGCGGCTTAACATCAATTTCCGAGATTATCAGCGAGACCAGCACACTGGTTTATCGAGGCTACAACGTACACGATTTGGCCTCGCAAGGCTCGTTTGAAGAGACGGCCTATCTGCTTCTCTTTGGCAAACTCCCCAATCGAGCCGAACTCGACAGCTTCAAGAAGACTCTTGCCGACGAGAGAGAGGTTCCTGAACAGGTCTACACGGCGCTCAAGCAGCTTCCGAAAGACTGCCATCCGATGGACATTGCCAAGGTCGGCTATGCTGTCTACGGTCCGTTTGACCCTGACTATGCTGCACCCGCGACCGACCACGAAGCCAACCGGCGCAAGGCCGTTCGCATCCTTGCCAAAGGCAGCACCATCGTTGGAAACGGACACCGCATTCGCAACGGCCTTGAGCCGCTCAAGCCGAAGGCCGAGCACAGCATCGCTCAGAACTTCCTTTATCTGATGAGCGGACAAGAGCCGGACACGAAGACGGCCCACGTTCTCGATAGCTCGCTGACGCTCTATGCAGAGCACGGCTTTAACGCATCCACATTCGCTTGCCGCGTCACCGTCGCCACACTCAGCGACCTCTACAGCGGAATCGTCTCCGGTATCGGCACCCTAAAAGGCCCCCTCCACGGCGGAGCCAACGAGGAAGCCATGAGGATGCTTGAGGAGATCGGTACTCCCGCAAATGCAGACGCTTGGATTCGAGACGCTCTTGCCAACAAGAAGAAGATCATGGGCTTTGGCCACCGCGAGTACAAGAAGAGAGACCCGCGTGCGATCTATCTCACCAAGGTTGCCAAGGAGCTCTCAGCTGAAAAGAACATGACCCAGTGGTCGGAGATTGCCGACATCCTGGAAAACGTCATGGAGACTGAGAAGAATATCTTCCCGAACGTTGACTTCCCAGCCGCCTACGCATACTTCGCTTTGGGCATCCCGGTTGATCTCTACACACCGATCTTCGTGATCGCTCGTGTGTCGGGCTGGTCAGCGCACGCGCTTGAGCAGCTGGAGAACAACCGACTCATTCGTCCGGGCGCTATCTACGAAGGACCGCATTCGGCTGACTTTGTTCCGGTCGATCAACGGTAA
- the fliM gene encoding flagellar motor switch protein FliM, with product MSEILSQSEIEALLASLNDGGPADLPAAEDAGAPGAAPAAGGQPAAATGKPGTKPTSLSGFAPPARQSARTAISYEVYDFRRPDKFSKDQLRTLQMLHETFARMAGSALSAFLRTPVNIDLISLEQVPYEEYLRSINQSVFTVMSLPPLSGQAVLEVEFSLIFSMIDRLLGGPGKAIHRTVLTDIERPLVRQNIERMFSALKSAWEGIVVVNPSIEGLETSAQFVQIAPPNDIVVTILFEVKLGTQRGAMSLCIPYLLLKPITTKLSAQKWFATGSRKVSQTTRRMLSAQVSQANVDCMISLGGCRLNIKDFLKLQPGDVLRLGQKTRDDLNLYVGGIPKYEGKPALQGKKLVFTVSGVKED from the coding sequence TTGTCAGAGATCCTTTCGCAATCCGAAATTGAAGCGCTTCTCGCCTCGTTGAACGATGGCGGGCCTGCTGATCTGCCCGCAGCAGAAGACGCTGGCGCACCCGGCGCTGCGCCCGCAGCGGGCGGACAGCCCGCGGCCGCTACCGGTAAGCCCGGCACAAAGCCGACAAGCCTCTCTGGATTCGCCCCGCCTGCTCGACAATCGGCCCGAACCGCGATCTCGTACGAAGTTTATGACTTCCGCAGACCCGACAAGTTCAGCAAAGACCAACTGCGAACGTTGCAGATGCTGCACGAGACCTTCGCCAGAATGGCAGGCTCAGCGCTATCCGCATTCTTAAGAACTCCCGTCAACATCGACTTAATCTCGCTTGAGCAGGTGCCCTATGAAGAGTATCTGCGGAGTATCAACCAATCGGTCTTTACCGTCATGTCGCTGCCACCGTTGAGTGGACAAGCCGTTCTTGAAGTTGAATTCTCGCTGATCTTCTCAATGATCGACCGATTGCTCGGTGGCCCCGGAAAGGCGATTCATCGGACTGTGCTTACCGACATTGAAAGACCGCTGGTGCGGCAGAACATCGAGAGGATGTTCTCAGCGCTGAAGTCGGCTTGGGAAGGAATCGTCGTGGTCAATCCCAGCATCGAAGGGCTTGAGACAAGCGCACAGTTTGTCCAGATCGCGCCACCGAACGACATCGTAGTCACGATCCTGTTTGAAGTGAAGCTGGGCACTCAGCGTGGTGCAATGAGCCTGTGTATTCCTTATCTCTTGCTCAAGCCCATCACAACAAAGCTCAGCGCACAAAAGTGGTTTGCGACAGGCAGCCGTAAGGTCAGCCAAACGACGCGAAGAATGCTTTCGGCACAAGTCAGCCAAGCGAACGTCGATTGCATGATCTCGTTGGGCGGTTGCCGATTGAATATCAAAGATTTTCTTAAGCTGCAGCCCGGCGACGTTTTGCGGCTTGGACAAAAGACAAGAGATGACCTGAACCTGTATGTTGGCGGCATTCCCAAATATGAAGGGAAGCCAGCGTTGCAGGGCAAGAAACTCGTTTTTACCGTTTCTGGAGTGAAAGAGGACTAA
- a CDS encoding flagellar basal body-associated FliL family protein has product MSDAKEVKEGTDAAPKKKSKLPIILVLVLVIAGGGFFMMKGKGPKKKEEIKLGKEIIQTTEILTNLKSQGSYARIVLGLHLKEGAKKEEVEAMMPAIRDAVQLIISSQTSADLFSEVNRPMLRARIAQAINEILEANAPHKEGEEAAGDAKDGKDEKAPKEGEAKPTEDSHAKKPDDAHAKKGPPVLSELPNGWDSKEGPVLKVYFNDLATQ; this is encoded by the coding sequence ATGTCAGATGCAAAAGAGGTTAAAGAGGGAACGGACGCAGCGCCAAAGAAAAAGAGCAAGCTTCCGATAATCCTCGTTCTCGTGCTTGTGATCGCAGGTGGCGGCTTCTTCATGATGAAGGGCAAAGGCCCCAAGAAGAAGGAAGAGATCAAGCTTGGGAAAGAGATTATCCAAACAACCGAGATTCTGACGAACCTCAAATCACAGGGCTCCTATGCCCGCATCGTTCTGGGCCTCCATCTTAAAGAGGGCGCCAAGAAAGAAGAAGTTGAGGCGATGATGCCTGCAATTCGCGATGCAGTACAGCTGATCATCTCCAGCCAAACGTCAGCCGACCTCTTTAGTGAAGTGAACAGACCCATGCTTCGAGCCAGAATCGCTCAGGCTATCAATGAGATTCTGGAAGCTAACGCTCCTCACAAGGAGGGCGAAGAGGCTGCAGGCGACGCGAAGGACGGCAAGGACGAAAAGGCACCCAAGGAAGGCGAAGCCAAGCCCACAGAGGATAGTCATGCTAAGAAGCCTGATGATGCTCATGCTAAGAAGGGCCCACCTGTCCTTTCCGAGCTTCCCAACGGTTGGGACTCGAAAGAGGGACCGGTGCTCAAGGTGTACTTCAACGATTTAGCCACCCAGTAA